In Cicer arietinum cultivar CDC Frontier isolate Library 1 chromosome 1, Cicar.CDCFrontier_v2.0, whole genome shotgun sequence, one DNA window encodes the following:
- the LOC101490206 gene encoding glycosyltransferase BC10: MFSTPFVLTFSLLLSLPILFFLAPRILPPHPNPIPISPTDELDDINLFNKAISHSFTPPSSSSHPSKFFHLSSQNPNLKIAFLFLTNTNLHFAPLWNLFFHDTPTKLFNIYVHSDPSTNITRPNNPNFKFIPSKKTYRASPTLISATRRLLANALLDDPSNAYFIVLSQYCIPLHSFSYTYRSLFLSPTFDLTDSESTQFGVRLKYKSFVEIISNAPKLWKRYIARGRYAMMPEIPFDKFRVGSQFFTLTRKHALVVVKDRMFWRKFKVPCYRDDECYPEEHYFPTLLSMADPDGVTSYTLTRVNWTGTVNGHPYTYRPDEVSRELILRLRESNHSESYLFARKFVPDCLEPLMHIAKSVIFKD, translated from the coding sequence ATGTTCTCAACCCCATTTGTCCTCACTTTCTCTCTCCTCCTCTCTCTCCCAATCCTCTTCTTTCTCGCACCTCGTATCCTCCCACCTCACCCTAACCCCATCCCAATTTCCCCCACCGACGAACTCGATGACATCAACCTCTTCAACAAAGCAATTTCCCATTCATTCACCCCCCCTTCTTCCTCTTCCCACCCCTCTAAATTCTTCCACCTCTCTTCCCAAAACCCTAACCTCAAAATCGCTTTCCTTTTCCTCACTAACACAAATCTCCATTTTGCCCCTCTCTGGAACCTCTTCTTCCACGATACACCAACAAAACTCTTCAACATTTACGTCCATTCCGATCCTTCAACCAACATCACGCGCCCTAATAACCCTAATTTCAAATTCATACCTTCTAAAAAAACATACCGCGCGTCACCGACGTTAATCTCCGCCACGCGCCGGTTACTCGCTAACGCACTCCTCGACGATCCTTCAAACGCGTATTTCATTGTTCTCTCGCAATACTGTATACCTCTCCACTCTTTTTCCTACACCTACCGTTCGCTTTTTCTCTCACCAACCTTCGATTTAACCGATTCTGAATCAACGCAATTCGGTGTTCGTCTCAAATACAAAAGCTTCGTTGAAATCATCTCCAATGCACCGAAATTATGGAAACGATACATCGCTAGGGGTCGCTATGCGATGATGCCGGAAATTCCGTTTGACAAATTTCGCGTTGGATCTCAGTTTTTTACCCTAACGCGAAAACACGCTTTGGTTGTTGTTAAAGATAGAATGTTCTGGAGGAAATTTAAGGTTCCTTGTTATCGTGATGATGAATGTTACCCTGAGGAACATTATTTTCCGACTTTGTTGTCAATGGCGGATCCTGATGGTGTTACTAGTTATACGTTAACGAGGGTTAATTGGACTGGAACTGTTAATGGTCATCCTTATACATATCGGCCGGACGAGGTTTCGCGGGAGCTTATTCTCCGGTTGCGTGAATCGAATCACTCTGAGTCTTATTTGTTTGCAAGGAAATTTGTTCCTGATTGCTTGGAACCCTTGATGCACATTGCCAAATCTGTTATTTTCAAGGACTGA
- the LOC101493567 gene encoding dnaJ protein homolog ANJ1 produces MFGRAPTKSDNTKYYEILGVSKSASQDDLKKAYKKAAIKNHPDKGGDPEKFKELAQAYEVLSDPEKREIYDQYGEDALKEGMGGGGGGHDPFDIFSSFFGGGGFSGGGGRVRRQRRGEDVVHPLKVSLEDLYLGTSKKLSLSRNVLCSKCKGKGSKSGASMTCAGCQGTGMKVSIRHLGASMIQQMQHPCNECKGTGETISDKDRCGQCKGEKVVQEKKVLEVIVEKGMQNGQKITFPGEADEAPDTITGDIVFVLQQKEHPKFRRKSEDLFVEHTLSLTEALCGFQFALTHLDGRQLLIKSNPGEVVKPDSYKAINDEGMEAYDEDDDMPGGGAQRVQCAQQ; encoded by the exons ATGTTTGGAAGAGCACCAACCAAAAGTGATAATACTAAGTATTATGAAATTCTCGGCGTTTCGAAAAGCGCTTCTCAGGATGATTTGAAGAAAGCTTACAAAAAAGCAGCTATTAAGAATCATCCTGACAAGGGTGGTGATCCTGAGaag TTCAAAGAGCTTGCACAAGCGTATGAGGTTTTGAGTGATCCTGAGAAGCGTGAGATATATGATCAGTATGGTGAAGATGCACTTAAGGAAGGAATGGGTGGTGGTGGCGGTGGGCATGATCCATTTGATATCTTCAGTTCTTTCTTTGGTGGAGGTGGATTTTCAG GTGGAGGTGGTAGGGTAAGGAGGCAGAGACGTGGAGAAGATGTGGTTCACCCTTTGAAGGTTTCATTGGAGGATCTTTACCTTGGAACATCTAAGAAGCTTTCTCTTTCACGAAATGTCTTGTGCTCAAAGTGCAAAGG GAAAGGCTCAAAGTCCGGTGCTTCGATGACATGTGCTGGTTGTCAAGGTACTGGTATGAAGGTTTCTATTAGGCATTTGGGTGCTAGTATGATTCAGCAAATGCAGCATCCTTGCAATGAATGCAAGGGTACTGGTGAGACAATCAGTGACAAAGATCGATGCGGGCAGTGCAAGGGTGAGAAGGTTGTTCAAGAGAAGAAAGTACTTGAAGTTATTGTGGAGAAAGGAATGCAGAATGGACAGAAGATTACATTCCCTGGTGAAGCTGATGAAGCG CCGGATACAATCACTGGGGATATTGTCTTTGTATTACAACAAAAGGAACATCCCAAGTTCAGAAGAAAGAGTGAAGATCTTTTTGTAGAGCACACATTGTCTCTCACCGAAGCTCTGTGTGGCTTCCAATTTGCGCTGACTCATTTGGATGGTCGGCAACTCTTGATTAAGTCGAACCCTGGAGAAGTTGTCAAGCCTG ATTCATACAAGGCAATAAATGATGAAGGAATG GAAGCATACGACGAGGATGATGATATGCCTGGTGGTGGTGCTCAGAGAGTACAGTGCGCCCAGCAGTAA